In the genome of Polaribacter sp. MED152, one region contains:
- a CDS encoding GMC oxidoreductase, which yields MNDNNKNLEDQQYDAIVVGTGISGGWAAKELCENGLKTLVLERGRMVEHGDYPTAYLDPWDMPNGGKATQEIINRKPKQHRTGYTTQAAREHFFVDDVKHPYNEDKRFDWIRGYHVGGRSLMWGRQSYRLSDIDFEANKKDGVAVDWPVRYKDIEPWYDKVEEFIGVSGQNLGLKQLPDQKLLKPMNLNCVEQHLQAKIEENFDDDRVLTIGRTAHITEGTKEGMGRSTCQFRNRCMRGCPFGAYFSSNSSTLPTAAATGNMTLRPNSIVHEVIYDDVTKKATGVRVIDAETKETHVYNAKVIFLCASAIASASILLQSKSERFPNGLGNDSGELGHNIMDHHFHVGASAKVDGFEDKYVKGRRPNGLYIPRFRNLGGKTNVDSFIRGYGYQGGASRSSTSEMVAELKYGPKLAEEILKPGEWRVNLLAFGETLPDHKNRMYLDESKKDEWGLPTITFDAEFGKNEFAMRKDMQEQAIKMLESAGYKDVQGYDNGGMAMGLGIHEMGTARMGRDPKTSVLNENNQIHACTNVYVTDGAFMTSSGCQNPSLTYMAFTARAANHAANELKKNS from the coding sequence ATGAATGATAACAATAAGAATTTGGAAGATCAGCAATATGATGCCATTGTAGTTGGTACTGGAATTTCTGGTGGCTGGGCTGCTAAAGAACTTTGTGAAAATGGTTTAAAGACATTAGTTTTAGAAAGAGGAAGAATGGTAGAACATGGAGATTATCCTACTGCTTATTTAGATCCATGGGATATGCCAAATGGAGGTAAAGCTACTCAAGAAATTATAAATCGTAAACCAAAACAACATAGAACAGGCTACACCACTCAAGCTGCTAGAGAACACTTTTTTGTTGATGATGTAAAACATCCATATAATGAAGATAAAAGATTTGATTGGATAAGAGGATATCATGTTGGAGGAAGATCTTTAATGTGGGGTAGACAAAGTTATAGGTTAAGCGATATTGATTTTGAAGCAAATAAAAAAGACGGAGTTGCTGTAGATTGGCCAGTTCGTTATAAAGATATAGAGCCTTGGTACGATAAGGTTGAAGAGTTTATAGGTGTTAGTGGACAAAACTTAGGCCTTAAACAATTGCCAGACCAAAAGCTTTTAAAGCCAATGAATTTGAATTGTGTAGAACAACACCTACAAGCAAAAATTGAAGAAAATTTTGATGATGATAGGGTTTTAACCATTGGTAGAACTGCACATATCACAGAAGGAACTAAAGAAGGAATGGGTAGAAGTACCTGCCAATTCAGAAATCGATGCATGAGAGGATGTCCTTTTGGTGCTTATTTTAGTAGTAACTCATCTACTTTACCAACTGCAGCTGCAACTGGTAATATGACACTTAGACCAAACTCAATTGTACACGAAGTTATTTATGATGATGTTACAAAGAAAGCCACTGGAGTAAGAGTTATTGATGCAGAAACTAAAGAAACACACGTATATAATGCTAAGGTTATCTTTTTATGTGCTTCTGCTATTGCATCAGCCTCAATCTTATTGCAATCAAAATCAGAACGTTTTCCAAATGGTTTAGGGAATGATAGTGGAGAATTAGGCCATAATATTATGGATCATCATTTTCATGTTGGAGCCTCTGCAAAAGTTGATGGTTTTGAAGATAAATACGTTAAAGGTAGAAGACCTAATGGTTTATATATTCCAAGATTTAGAAATTTGGGAGGGAAAACAAATGTAGATTCCTTTATTAGAGGTTATGGTTATCAAGGTGGAGCAAGCAGATCTTCTACTTCAGAAATGGTAGCAGAATTAAAGTATGGACCTAAATTAGCAGAAGAAATTTTAAAGCCTGGAGAATGGAGAGTTAACCTTTTAGCTTTTGGAGAAACTTTACCAGATCATAAAAATAGAATGTATTTAGATGAGAGCAAAAAAGATGAATGGGGCTTACCAACTATAACTTTTGATGCTGAATTTGGTAAGAATGAATTTGCAATGCGTAAAGACATGCAAGAGCAAGCAATAAAAATGTTAGAATCTGCAGGCTACAAAGATGTTCAAGGTTATGATAATGGTGGAATGGCTATGGGATTAGGTATTCATGAAATGGGAACTGCAAGAATGGGGAGAGACCCAAAGACCTCAGTATTGAATGAAAATAATCAAATTCATGCCTGTACAAATGTATATGTTACAGATGGTGCATTTATGACTTCTTCTGGTTGTCAAAACCCTTCTTTAACTTATATGGCTTTTACAGCAAGAGCAGCAAATCATGCAGCTAACGAATTAAAAAAGAACTCATAA
- a CDS encoding gluconate 2-dehydrogenase subunit 3 family protein → MKRREAIKNIGFAAGFAVIAPSFLSMLQSCTTEKLWTPKFLKEDEQKALINIVDIILPKTENTPSATEMNVPQFIDKYIDEVLELEDQEITRAGFANIISKSKSNPEDSIDDVTTEQYTALLDKYILLKGEDDAERLANPEGELMTTSEFLGQIKWMTINAFLTSEYVGENILVYEPIPTAYYCGDLQELTGGKSYSL, encoded by the coding sequence ATGAAACGTAGAGAAGCCATAAAGAATATAGGATTTGCAGCTGGATTTGCAGTAATTGCTCCGAGTTTTTTGAGTATGTTACAAAGCTGTACTACAGAAAAACTTTGGACACCTAAATTTCTAAAGGAAGATGAACAAAAAGCATTAATTAATATTGTAGATATTATTCTGCCTAAAACAGAAAATACACCTTCTGCAACAGAAATGAATGTACCTCAATTTATAGATAAATATATTGATGAAGTTCTAGAATTAGAAGATCAAGAAATTACAAGAGCTGGCTTTGCCAACATTATTTCAAAATCAAAAAGCAATCCAGAAGACTCTATAGATGATGTAACTACTGAACAATACACAGCATTACTAGATAAATACATTCTTCTAAAAGGAGAAGATGATGCTGAAAGATTGGCTAATCCAGAAGGTGAATTGATGACAACATCTGAATTTTTAGGACAAATAAAGTGGATGACGATCAATGCCTTTTTGACTTCTGAATATGTAGGAGAAAACATTTTGGTTTACGAACCAATACCTACTGCATATTATTGTGGAGATCTTCAAGAATTAACAGGAGGAAAATCGTACTCTTTATAA
- a CDS encoding DUF1080 domain-containing protein — translation MKQHYLLIFVLFFAVFFSCKNQKATSEKAEWKSIFNGKNLDGWTPKIAGYALGNNYKNTFRVENGILKVSYDNYDTFTKQFGHLFYEKSYQNYRLKLQYRFAGKQVNGGESWATKNSGIMLYCQEPKTMLLQQEFPISLEAQLLGGTNVNIKRPSGNLCTPGTHVEINNEKIIDHCIISDSETFYDDKWIDAEIIVTDTIIEHYINNKLVISYNNPTIGGQFLETASNDIQARSGEKLKGGFISLQSESHPIEFKNIQIMELQ, via the coding sequence ATGAAACAACATTATCTATTAATATTCGTTTTATTTTTTGCTGTTTTTTTTAGCTGTAAAAATCAAAAAGCAACTTCAGAAAAAGCTGAATGGAAATCTATTTTTAACGGTAAAAATCTAGATGGGTGGACACCTAAGATAGCAGGCTATGCATTAGGTAACAATTATAAAAATACCTTTAGAGTTGAAAACGGAATTTTAAAAGTTTCCTATGATAATTACGACACGTTTACCAAGCAATTTGGCCATCTATTTTATGAAAAATCGTATCAAAACTATAGACTAAAACTTCAATATCGATTTGCGGGCAAGCAAGTTAATGGTGGCGAATCTTGGGCCACAAAAAACAGTGGAATAATGTTGTATTGCCAAGAACCAAAAACCATGCTTTTGCAGCAGGAATTCCCTATTTCTTTGGAAGCACAATTGTTAGGTGGCACTAACGTAAATATTAAAAGACCTTCAGGAAACCTTTGCACGCCAGGAACTCATGTAGAAATCAATAATGAAAAAATTATAGATCATTGTATAATTTCTGATAGTGAAACTTTTTATGATGATAAATGGATAGATGCAGAAATAATAGTAACAGATACTATCATTGAGCATTACATCAATAATAAATTGGTAATTTCTTACAACAACCCCACTATTGGTGGCCAGTTTTTAGAAACAGCATCAAACGATATTCAAGCTAGAAGTGGTGAAAAATTAAAAGGTGGCTTCATCTCTTTACAAAGCGAAAGCCACCCAATTGAATTTAAAAATATTCAAATTATGGAATTGCAATAA
- the azu gene encoding azurin, with translation MKRILLVLIGATLFFSCGESKKEEEKSAEKKVTKKTVVKKQKKEKKPTVIVDENGVANVFISTSDKMKFSTKEINVKPNQKVKLTLTHTGKLDKKIMGHNVVILKQGVKMSTFAAAAAASKENDYIPESSDDVIVHTKMIGGGESTTIEFTAPAAGEYDFICSFPAHFAMMKGKFIVK, from the coding sequence ATGAAACGAATTTTACTAGTATTAATAGGAGCTACCCTCTTTTTTAGTTGTGGAGAAAGTAAGAAAGAAGAAGAGAAATCTGCAGAAAAAAAGGTTACAAAAAAGACAGTGGTAAAGAAGCAAAAGAAAGAGAAAAAACCAACCGTAATTGTAGATGAAAATGGTGTTGCAAATGTATTTATTTCTACGAGTGATAAAATGAAATTTAGTACTAAAGAAATTAATGTAAAACCGAATCAAAAAGTAAAATTAACCTTAACCCATACAGGTAAATTAGATAAAAAAATAATGGGTCATAATGTGGTGATTTTAAAACAAGGTGTAAAAATGTCTACTTTTGCAGCAGCTGCAGCAGCCTCTAAAGAAAATGATTATATTCCTGAATCTTCTGATGATGTTATTGTACATACTAAAATGATTGGTGGAGGTGAATCTACAACTATAGAATTTACAGCACCAGCAGCTGGAGAGTACGATTTTATTTGCAGTTTTCCTGCACATTTTGCAATGATGAAAGGTAAGTTTATTGTGAAGTAA
- a CDS encoding LacI family DNA-binding transcriptional regulator: protein MHKTNLKEIAKTLGFSVATVSKALNGYSDVSEKTKKLVLDLAEELNYTPNSFAVNLRTNESKTIGVIIPTMVHYFFSNIIDSILKECEERGYMVIIMQSNENYELEKKQVDLLLSKGVDGILISLSNKTRDTSHLKKIKNSGIPLILFDKIDKTVQCSKIINDDRKAAYEAVSHLIKNGNKRIAHFRGALNPQNSIDRFLGYKKALTDHNIEYDPSLVYECKNNNRDDFVEGAEIAKQLMEDHKNNVDAIFTVNDLISIGTLNYFNKNNIKVPDEIELFGFSNWFMTNVTTPSISSVEQNANKIGKKAAEILFRELEQKAKEEEITYETHIIETELIFRDSTSNKIK, encoded by the coding sequence ATGCATAAGACTAATTTAAAAGAGATTGCAAAAACGCTTGGATTTTCTGTTGCTACAGTTTCTAAAGCATTAAATGGCTACTCTGATGTTAGTGAAAAAACGAAAAAACTAGTCTTAGATTTAGCTGAAGAATTAAATTATACACCAAATTCTTTTGCTGTTAATTTAAGAACTAATGAATCTAAAACCATTGGTGTTATTATACCAACAATGGTGCATTATTTTTTTTCTAATATTATAGATAGTATTTTAAAAGAATGTGAAGAGCGAGGTTACATGGTTATTATCATGCAATCGAATGAAAATTATGAACTTGAAAAAAAACAAGTAGATCTATTATTAAGTAAGGGTGTAGATGGTATTTTAATTTCTTTATCTAATAAAACAAGAGATACTTCTCACTTAAAAAAAATCAAAAATTCAGGAATTCCACTTATTCTTTTTGATAAAATTGATAAAACTGTACAATGTTCTAAAATTATAAATGACGATAGAAAAGCGGCGTATGAAGCTGTAAGTCATTTAATTAAAAATGGAAATAAAAGGATTGCACATTTTAGAGGAGCATTGAATCCTCAAAATTCTATAGATCGATTTTTGGGTTACAAAAAAGCCTTAACAGATCATAATATTGAATATGATCCTTCTTTAGTATATGAATGCAAGAACAACAATAGAGATGATTTTGTTGAAGGTGCAGAAATTGCAAAGCAATTAATGGAAGATCATAAAAATAATGTAGATGCAATTTTTACTGTAAACGATCTAATTTCTATTGGAACCTTAAACTATTTTAACAAAAACAACATTAAAGTGCCTGATGAAATTGAACTTTTTGGTTTTAGTAATTGGTTTATGACCAATGTTACAACACCATCAATCTCATCAGTAGAACAAAACGCAAACAAAATAGGTAAAAAGGCTGCAGAAATTCTATTTAGAGAGTTAGAACAAAAAGCTAAGGAAGAAGAAATTACCTACGAAACACATATTATAGAAACTGAATTAATTTTTAGAGATTCAACCAGTAATAAAATAAAATAA